A single region of the Drosophila miranda strain MSH22 chromosome 2, D.miranda_PacBio2.1, whole genome shotgun sequence genome encodes:
- the LOC117187421 gene encoding low-density lipoprotein receptor-related protein 8-like isoform X2 has protein sequence MNKECVPAYCRCDGEKDCLDKSDEVGCPTCRVDQLSCQSGECFDKALICDGTTYDNCENVHDEADCCKRPGDFQCAINQFSVRRASFPRKNAPEISSLSF, from the exons ATGAATAAGGAATGCGTACCCGCCTACTGTCGCTGTGACGGCGAAAAGGACTGCCTGGACAAGTCGGATGAAGTGGGATGTCCCACATGCCGGGTGGATCAGCTTAGCTGCCAGTCCGGCGAGTGCTTCGACAAGGCTCTGATCTGCGATGGTACCACCTATGACAACTGTGAGAATGTCCACGATGAGGCCGACTGCTGCAAGCGGCCAGGAGACTTTCAGTGTGCCATCAACCAG TTCTCTGTTCGGAGGGCATCATTTCCACGAAAAAATGCGCCAGAAATTTCATCTCTAAGTTTTTAG
- the LOC108154754 gene encoding uncharacterized protein LOC108154754: protein MEQNQRNSLQSNDEKNNVDSSGPSNNPPTGGKVDFYAAMNNSNQPPPSMDDEMIMNSSRIRRLEYLRRAIDSDCQIHVQNMSVTPDGQAGSVCYKTFECHRIFLATSSEKMETDIFKNPNWNGVLQMNGVSPESVQIFLEYIYTFEVDSPLVGLNIIGDIFILSNAYQMPELMAAFFEKVKEQDWPLVDVIPAFDLAFRQCGMAELEQLCLDIIIPNGMQLVNELSLMKVQLYALNYLVQLWMATETVPRERLVQLLQDYQAANGLNFNSVVRFPHFTKIIKHFPDILLDAEGSIIQ, encoded by the exons ATGGAACAAAATCAGCGAAACAGCCTTCAGAGCAATGACGAAAAGAACAATGTGGATAGCAGTGGACCCTCCAACAATCCGCCAACCGGAGGAAAAGTGGACTTCTACGCTGCGATGAATAATTCAAACCAGCCACCGCCATCGATGGACGATGAAATGATTATGAACTCGAGCCGGATCCGGCGACTCGAGTACTTGCGCCGGGCCATCGACAGTGACTGCCAGATCCATGTGCAGAACATGTCCGTAACGCCAGATGGGCAGGCGGGCAGCGTGTGCTACAAGACGTTCGAGTGTCATCGCATATTTCTGGCCACCTCCTCGGAGAAGATGGAGACGGATATCTTCAAGAACCCCAACTGGAACGGAGTGCTGCAAATGAACGGTGTGTCGCCGGAGAGCGTGCAGATCTTCCTCGAGTACATATACACGTTCGAGGTGGACTCGCCGCTTGTCGGCCTCAATATCATTGGGGACATATTCATTCTATCGAATGCCTACCAAATGCCCGAGCTGATGGCCGCCTTCTTTGAGAAAGTCAAGGAGCAGGATTGGCCGCTGGTGGATGTAATACCAGCTTTCGACCTGGCATTTCGGCAATGCGGTATGGCAGAGCTGGAGCAGCTGTGCCTGGAT ATAATCATACCCAACGGCATGCAGCTGGTCAACGAGCTGAGCCTCATGAAAGTCCAGCTTTACGCCCTCAACTACCTTGTTCAGTTATGGATGGCGACGGAGACAGTGCCACGGGAGCGACTGGTGCAGCTGCTCCAGGACTACCAGGCGGCGAATGGTCTAAATTTCAACAGTGTAGTGCGATTTCCGCATTTCACAAAGATCATCAAGCACTTTCCAGACATCTTGCTGGATGCTGAGGGGTCCataatacaataa
- the LOC108154758 gene encoding pro-epidermal growth factor-like, with protein sequence MCRFQCPTRISAPWTMIRSRITFTGSKAGVTASSVLWQVAQSFLGESVSVNDTGDSEKPRNIAVHSMKRLLFWTDVGNHQAIIRARVDGNERLEAYKLEGVTALALDQQSDMIYYAQASESM encoded by the exons ATGTGCCGCTTCCAGTGTCCGACAAGAATATCCGCGCCGTGGACTATGATCCGATCCCGCATTACATTTACTGG ATCGAAGGCAGGAGTCACAGCATCAAGCGTTCTCTGGCAAGTAGCACAAAG CTTCCTGGGTGAATCCGTAAGCGTCAACGATACCGGGGACTCGGAAAAGCCTCGCAACATTGCCGTGCATTCTATGAAGCGTTTGCTCTTCTGGACAGATGTCGGCAACCATCAGGCCATCATTCGGGCCCGAGTCGATGGCAATGAGCGTTTGGAGGCCTACAAGCTGGAAGGAGTCACGGCGCTGGCCCTGGATCAACAGTCCGATATGATTTACTATGCCCAGGCAAGCGAATCGATGTGA
- the LOC117187421 gene encoding very low-density lipoprotein receptor-like isoform X1, which yields MNKECVPAYCRCDGEKDCLDKSDEVGCPTCRVDQLSCQSGECFDKALICDGTTYDNCENVHDEADCCKRPGDFQCAINQLCKSAKQINEIVSTLSKPKTVKNLF from the exons ATGAATAAGGAATGCGTACCCGCCTACTGTCGCTGTGACGGCGAAAAGGACTGCCTGGACAAGTCGGATGAAGTGGGATGTCCCACATGCCGGGTGGATCAGCTTAGCTGCCAGTCCGGCGAGTGCTTCGACAAGGCTCTGATCTGCGATGGTACCACCTATGACAACTGTGAGAATGTCCACGATGAGGCCGACTGCTGCAAGCGGCCAGGAGACTTTCAGTGTGCCATCAACCAG CTTTGCAAATCAGCCAAGCAGATCAATGAGATTGTATCAACTCTGTCCAAGCCCAAAACTGTTAAAAacttgttttag